The following proteins are encoded in a genomic region of Fusarium keratoplasticum isolate Fu6.1 chromosome 9, whole genome shotgun sequence:
- a CDS encoding MFS domain-containing protein: MSRLGTFRASYLVALCCVGSFLFAYDTGIVGGVLSLESFQRDMGMTPESKSTVSSNSASLLQAGAFFACFFVWPFTARYGRRWSIVLASCVFNIGAILQLFYPNNSVATWYAGRVISGLGVGIATVIIPMFSAEMAPKAIRGQLGSMFQFFFTLGVFTSYWIDYAVAEHMPSTTAQWRVPVGLQLVPGGILGMGMLLTKESCRWLAKVGRHEEALESLVWVRGGELTPEVQSEMDEILAGIAEEERITEGLTWKEFLLPANRWRMFIVITLQIGVQLTGNTSLAYFSPQIFNAVGAGSNAFLFSGFFGLVKVVACLFFLLFLVERIGRRGSLILGAFMMGVYMLIVAVITATHPPVAGGGMTSASVASLTMIYLEAMTYNISWGPVPWLYMSEIFPTRIREGGIAVGTATQWLWNFAFSQITPHAVENLGWKTFLMFCIFNFALVVYAWFIIKETKGRSLEEMELSKFNTHTRIDLERSSKDAPGSPKASLQIENNSVEGTKN; this comes from the exons ATGTCACGTCTCGGTACTTTTCGTGCCTCGTACCTGGTGGCCTTGTGCTGCGTAGGATCTTTCCTCTTTGCCTATGACACTGGCATCGTCGGGGGCGTCTTGTCCCTCGAGAGTTTCCAGCGTGACATGGGTATGACGCCCGAGAGCAAGTCGACAGTCAGTTCCAACTCGGCCAGTCTCTTGCAAGCCGGAG CCTTTTTCGCCTGCTTCTTCGTCTGGCCCTTTACCGCACGATATGGTCGACGATGGTCCATTGTTCTAGCCTCGTGCGTGTTCAACATCGGCGCGATCCTTCAGCTCTTCTACCCAAACAATTCGGTCGCGACGTGGTACGCCGGACGCGTCATCTCGGGCCTCGGTGTGGGCATCGCAACCGTCATCATCCCCATGTTCAGCGCCGAGATGGCACCCAAGGCGATCCGCGGCCAGCTGGGCAGCATGTTCCAGTTCTTCTTCACCCTCGGCGTCTTTACGAGCTACTGGATCGACTACGCTGTTGCCGAGCACATGCCTTCTACTACAGCGCAGTGGAGAGTTCCTGTTGGACTGCAGCTTGTACCTGGTGGTATTCTCGGCATGGGCATGTTGCTTACAAAGGAGAGTTGTCGTTGGTTGGCCAAGGTTGGGAGGCACGAGGAGGCTTTGGAGTCGTTGGTTTGGGTTCGTGGTGGTGAATTGACCCCTGAAGTTCAGTCAGA GATGGACGAGATTCTAGCTGGTATTGCCGAAGAAGAGCGCATCACCGAGGGTCTTACATGGAAGGAATTCCTTCTTCCTGCCAACCGCTGGCGCATGTTTATCGTCATCACTCTCCAGATTG GTGTCCAACTTACCGGAAACACATCCCTCGCCTACT TCTCTCCTCAAATCTTCAACGCCGTTGGAGCCGGTTCAAACGCCTTCCTCTTCAGCGGTTTCTtcggcctcgtcaaggtcgtGGCCTGCTTGTTCTTCCTGCTCTTCCTTGTTGAGCGCATCGGTCGCAGGGGCTCTCTTATCCTCGGCGCCTTTATGATGGGTGTTTACATGTTGATCGTTGCGGTCATCACTGCTACTCATCCTCCGGTTGCAGGAGGCGGCATGACGTCTGCTTCTGTTGCCTCGTTGACCATGATTTACCTCGAAGCCA TGACGTACAACATCTCTTGGGGTCCTGTTCCTTGG CTCTACATGTCCGAGATCTTCCCCACACGCATCCGAGAAGGAGGGATCGCCGTCGGAACAGCGACTCAGTGGCTTTGGAACTTTGCTTTCAGTCAAATCACGCCTCATGCCGTTGAGAACCTGGGCTGGAAGACATTCCTCATGTTTTgcatcttcaactttgccCTCGTCGTCTACGCGTggttcatcatcaaggagaccaagggccGATctctggaagagatggagctcAGTAAGTTTAACACC CATACTCGAATCGACCTCGAAAGGTCCTCCAAGGATGCCCCTGGAAGTCCCAAGGCCAGCCTACAAATCGAGAACAACAGCGTCGAGGGCACCAAGAACTGA
- a CDS encoding Fungal-trans domain-containing protein has product MKAACVQCRVRKVRCDGTVPRCRTCERLSFQCSFEQDGSHGQYAPRLPPKCRGTRACLECRAMKVRCSGDTPRCSNCQRRNKQCTYSNSKPGPSRGPVEGASSSRDEAGSSSQRAVSPDRQQSIASSSQHESPGPAEDAPPVNPPTDSSPSDELVTGLVNQYFDRLYPLASYSFLHKATVIQRCRDKTIDRALKLALCAITAMYFDKHNQERDAWAQEAERLMLDRLEQPSIFQLQASLLLIRYRAGVGQFPRAFIMAGLAGRWAVALRLNYEHSRLGPVAQEVRRRTFWSLYLLEDSFCVGLKEFELFDPDTIHLQLPCEDVDFHQERHVSTGYLQPGKGLEPEVLGSRAAFVRLAFIRRAIMRLNRRVFLKEVNLSELFSSMERFQNDLLRLRTKLAPSDQYPPTNPEELHRPPQYAIMHMSWHQCHCDLYRIFLTGYPEATPHAAVEGMSAPERALMKDKCLAHAEQIVKVLSDFVQHKDERDMLEFDAAVCAYHGARLILFGTYTGKDNTGLPMQMAINKAQLCLDVITRYFDFSAQLKPMRQELERVIQQHKSWLESSDHQALSTSDPAPRPPPKLSRDAYIRQRLAIHSLLRQSDFVDDSRDAAPEPPSEPALSFTASTEDEQPVAEPSTDWNTRETGYPLADPITDPNLLFGLPYGGVGLDLNAWACNTAGTQDLNGYLADFDEQYMY; this is encoded by the exons ATGAAAGCTGCTTGCGTCCAATGCCGGGTCCGCAAG GTCCGATGCGATGGAACTGTGCCGCGGTGTCGCACCTGCGAGCGCCTGAGTTTCCAGTGCTCCTTTGAGCAGGATGGGTCTCACGGGCAGTATGCGCCTCGGCTGCCGCCAAAGTGTCGCGGTACCAGGGCTTGCCTCGAGTGTCGGGCCATGAAGGTCCGGTGCTCGGGGGATACTCCTAGATGTTCAAACTGTCAGAGGAGGAACAAGCAGTGCACGTATTCAAACTCCAAGCCTGGTCCTTCGAGGGGTCCGGTGGAGGGTGCGTCATCTTCGAGGGATGAGGCAGGTTCAAGCTCTCAGCGTGCCGTCTCGCCGGATCGTCAGCAGTCTATCGCCTCGAGTTCTCAACACGAAAGTCCAGGACCTGCTGAAGATGCCCCTCCAGTCAATCCACCTACAGATTCTTCACCTTCAGATGAGTTAGTCACTGGTTTGGTCAATCAGTACTTTGACCGTCTGTATCCCCTTGCCTCGTACAGCTTCCTCCACAAGGCCACCGTTATTCAGAGATGTCGCGACAAGACCATCGACCGAGCCCTCAAGTTGGCCTTATGCGCCATCACGGCCATGTATTTCGACAAGCACAACCAGGAGCGCGACGCCTGGGCTCAAGAAGCCGAACGACTCATGCTCGACCGTCTCGAACAGCCTTCCATCTTTCAGCTGCAAGCGTCACTTCTACTCATCCGCTATCGTGCAGGTGTTGGACAGTTTCCTAGGGCTTTCATCATGGCAGGACTTGCTGGTAGGTGGGCAGTGGCTCTACGACTCAACTATGAGCACTCGAGGTTAGGACCCGTGGCACAAGaagtgaggaggaggacgtTTTGGTCGCTGTATCTGCTGGAGGATAGCTTCTGCGTTGGCCTCAAGGAGTTTGAACTCTTTGACCCCGACAcgatccatctccagctcccCTGCGAAGATGTCGACTTTCACCAAGAGCGTCATGTCAGCACGGGTTATCTACAGCCAGGCAAAGGTCTTGAGCCAGAAGTGTTGGGCTCTCGGGCCGCCTTTGTTCGACTCGCATTCATCCGTCGGGCTATCATGAGACTTAATCGTCGAGTCTTTCTCAAAGAGGTCAACCTGTCGGAGCTGTTTTCATCCATGGAGAGGTTCCAGAACGATCTCCTTCGTCTCCGGACAAAGCTGGCCCCTAGCGATCAGTACCCGCCTACAAATCCTGAAGAACTACACCGACCGCCCCAATATGCCATCATG CACATGAGCTGGCACCAATGCCACTGCGATCTCTATCGTATCTTCCTCACCGGATATCCCGAGGCAACACCACACGCAGCCGTCGAGGGAATGTCTGCCCCCGAAAGGGCATTGATGAAGGATAAGTGCCTCGCCCACGCCGAGCAGATCGTCAAGGTCTTGTCCGATTTTGTGCAGCACAAGGATGAGAGGGACATGCTGGAGTTTGATGCTGCCGTCTGCGCATATCACGGTGCTCGTCTCATATTGTTTGGGACGTATACTGGCAAGGACAATACCGGGCTTCCGATGCAGATGGCTATCAATAAGGCGCAGCTGTGTTTGGATGTCATTACACGGTACTTTGACTTTTCGGCACAACTCAAGCCCATG CGACAAGAACTTGAGCGAGTCATTCAGCAACACAAGTCGTGGCTAGAGTCGTCAGATCACCAAGCCCTATCAACATCAGACCCAGCACCACGACCACCACCCAAGCTATCCAGAGACGCTTACATTCGGCAACGCCTAGCCATTCATAGTCTCCTTCGACAATCCGATTTTGTCGACGACAGTCGCGACGCAGCCCCCGAGCCTCCCTCAGAACCCGCTCTGAGCTTCACAGCATCCACAGAAGACGAGCAACCAGTCGCAGAGCCATCCACAGATTGGAATACGAGGGAGACAGGCTATCCGTTAGCAGATCCAATCACGGACCCCAACCTCCTGTTTGGTCTACCTTATGGTGGTGTTGGACTGGACTTGAACGCGTGGGCGTGTAATACGGCTGGGACTCAGGATTTGAATGGGTACTTGGCCGATTTTGATGAACAGTACATGTACTAG
- a CDS encoding Beta-glucosidase produces the protein MKFQYVLTALAGLGLAESKSSPRDRAKALLKKMTWEEKIAQMGSIRRLLKLGPEVDEENFEKRYSLQHGTIGFGPMFNWILDALPLVNDVREKEIKNSRLHIPFITVTDSVNGLFISGGTVFPSNLAMSSTFNFPLFKNITAAIREEQLSIGVNWVLSPPLDIAWEPRYGRIGELYGEDSYLTGEFGHAYVQIMQDKDKDGNIKVACTIKHFVYGESRGGVNTASQYGGINHLFNDQLRPYIRALEADPAALMVSYASVDLIPMSMNEYMIQDILRGKLGFHGVVMSDAGSISNMYTQSRVATSYADAGLQALKAGLQMELSPGNPAVFPNLINSTKDKQVAKLIDEAALNLLTIKFATGLFDNDLPDVETANKTLRQAAHLELAREACREGIVLLKNDGILPQTPKKVALLGPFGELLNFGSYAAINASNPKWGESLHASLKSALGEKNVKFVPAVDLLDTTDDSGIADAVTAAKEAGFAVLMLGSLSAPMEDPLFKKRTDGEFFAHADLGLPGLQQQLLDAVLDAKVPTVLILTGGQPFVLNNSTLRSNAIIHSLLGGEFSNSALVEVITGKVNPSGKLTVSMPQLDGAVPAFYDYLPSDDAGGSQDRLGFHSAYQWPVLQKASPMPFGFGLSYTTFDISTPTAEYKKGEVHIRVTVKNTGKVAGKEVVQVYHRPNTSVGLEFPVRRLVRFDKVDLQAGESKDIEFSIPNEELGYYVNAKLVVREGLYNFWTGSSSRVEDLKGVNVTVTL, from the exons ATGAAGTTTCAGTACGTCCTCACGGCGCTGGCGGGCCTAGGCCTTGCCGAGTCCAAGAGCTCTCCTAGAGACCGGGCCAAGGCCcttctcaagaagatgaCTTGGGAGGAAAAGATTGCGCAGATGGGGAGTATTCGACGGTTGTTGAAGCTTGGCccagaggttgatgaggagaatTTTGAGAAGAGGTATTCTCTTCAACATGGAACTATTG GCTTTGGTCCCATGTTCAACTGGATCTTGGATGCCCTTCCTCTCGTAAACGACGTCCGTGagaaggagatcaagaacaGCCGTCTACATATCCCATTCATCACCGTTACAGATTCAGTGAATGGTTTATTCATCTCTGGCGGCACTGTCTTCCCCAGCAATCTGGCCATGTCCTCGACTTTCAATTTTCCCCTATTCAAGAACATCACAGCTGCCATTCGTGAAGAGCAGTTGTCCATCGGGGTCAACTGGGTCTtgtctcctcctctggatATTGCCTGGGAGCCCCGATATGGTCGTATCGGCGAGCT CTATGGAGAAGACTCGTACTTGACTGGCGAGTTTGGCCACGCATATGTCCAGATCATGcaagacaaggacaaagatGGAAACATCAAGGTGGCCTGCACCATCAAGCACTTTGTCTACGGCGAGTCTCGCGGTGGTGTAAACACTGCCAGTCAATATGGTGGCATCAACCACCTTTTCAACGACCAGCTGCGTCCTTATATCCGCGCCTTGGAAGCAGACCCTGCCGCGCTGATGGTCTCGTACGCTTCTGTCGATCTCATCCCCATGTCTATGAACGAGTACATGATTCAGGATATTCTCCGCGGCAAGCTTGGCTTCCATGGAGTTGTCATGTCTGACGCTGgttccatctccaacatgtACACGCAGTCTCGGGTTGCCACATCATACGCCGATGCCGGACTTCAGGCATTGAAGGCTGGTCTCCAGATGGAGTTGAGCCCTGGTAACCCGGCTGTTTTCCCCAATctcatcaacagcaccaaggacaagcaggtcgccaagctcatcgacgaagctgccctcaacctcctcaccatcAAGTTCGCAACTGGTCTCTTTGATAATGACCTCCCAGATGTTGAAACCGCAAACAAGACTCTTCGACAGGCGGCCCACTTGGAACTTGCCCGTGAAGCATGCAGGGAGGGCATCGTTCTTCTCAAGAACGACGGCATCCTCCCGCAGACTCCCAAGAAGGTGGCTCTGCTCGGTCCCTTTGGTGAACTCCTCAACTTCGGTTCTTATGCCGCCATCAACGCATCGAACCCCAAATGGGGTGAATCTCTTCACGCTAGTCTGAAGTCGGCCCTCGGCGAGAAGAATGTCAAGTTTGTTCCCGCTGTGGACCTCCTCGACACCACTGATGATAGTGGCATCGCTGATGCTGTTACTGCTGCCAAGGAAGCTGGCTTTGCTGTCCTCATGCTTGGATCTCTCTCGGCACCGATGGAGGACCCTCTCTTCAAGAAGCGAACCGACGGCGAGTTCTTTGCTCAtgctgaccttggccttcctgGTCTTCAGCAGCAACTCCTAGACGCTGTTCTCGACGCAAAGGTACCTActgtcctcatcctcaccgGCGGCCAGCCCTTTGTCTTGAACAACTCGACGCTCCGTTCCAACGCGATTATCCActctctcctcggcggcgagtTCTCAAACTCTGCCCTCGTCGAGGTCATCACCGGCAAGGTCAACCCTAGCGGAAAGCTCACCGTCAGCATGCCGCAGCTCGATGGTGCCGTGCCCGCCTTTTACGACTACCTCCCCTCGGATGATGCAGGTGGTAGTCAGGATCGATTAGGTTTCCACTCGGCGTACCAGTGGCCTGTTTTGCAAAAGGCCTCTCCTATGCCGTTTGGCTTTGGTCTCAGCTACACAACCTTTGATATTTCGACTCCTACGGCCGAGtacaagaagggcgaggtcCACATCCGCGTTACCGTGAAGAACACGGGTAAGGTAGCCGGAAAGGAGGTCGTCCAGGTGTATCACCGACCCAACACCTCCGTAGGCCTTGAGTTCCCCGTGAGACGACTCGTGAGGTTCGACAAGGTGGATTTGCAGGCTGGCGAGAGCAAGGATATCGAGTTTTCAATTCCTAACGAGGAACTTGGATACTATGTCAATGCCAAGCTCGTTGTTCGCGAGGGTCTCTACAACTTTTGGACTGGTTCAAGCTCTAGGgttgaggatctcaaggGGGTCAATGTCACCGTGACGCTTTAA
- a CDS encoding Poly [ADP-ribose] polymerase: MPPRRRAAAKPPADPPLDGCAIALSGKFDDIDHNHSSLETVIRKHGGTVTRSVTKATTHVVCTEYDFNAGTTKIAAAKAKDLPCVNPSWIVDTDDKGTKLNADDYTWSAAPKTNGTKTATKAAPKAATNGTKSRKRASKADDEEEEEEEEEEQPRAKRSRSATADSKTTKAAKATAAKATKATKAKTAKASKSKAAVKDESEEEEEEDVKMDEKTKEDKVVAEGQFIKKKDVKIPLDEFCTLPTYEVYVDPDSGMIYDASLNQSNSSNNNNKFYRIQILKDPKGSTFKTWTRWGRVGEGGQKAVLGNGALADAIKQFEKKFKDKSGLSWENRGDNPKPGKYAFIERSYDPDSDDDEDEEDAKAVKKEGDEDETPAPECTLEKPVKELMELIFNQQYFQATMTSLNYDAKKLPLGKLSKATITRGFQQLKDLAALLDDPTLAASKWEMSMSEATEHLSNTFYTVIPHAFGRNRPPIIRDNSMLKKEIELLESLSDMKDAADIMKIDRKTLDTVHPLDRQFQGLGLEEMTPLDRKSNEFVHLENYLNESRGATHHMSYEVQDIFRIERQGETQRFDNSEYATIKSDRRLLWHGSRCTNFGGILSQGLRIAPPEAPVSGYMFGKGIYLADMSSKSAGYCCSYISNGHALLLLCEAELGDPLQKLTQADYDAGDNAKAKGMHSTWGQGNTGPSKWVDAGFVHESLKGIKMPDTKVKPGPTNVKNASLYYNEYICYDIAQVKLRYLLRVKI; this comes from the exons ATGCCCCCCAGGCGACGAGCCGCTGCAAAGCCTCCAGCTGATCCGCCTTTGGACGGCTGCGCAATTGCATTGAGCGGCAAGTTTGACGACATTGACCACAACCACTCCTCTCTGGAGACTGTCATCCGTAAGCATGGCGGAACTGTCACCAGAAGCGTCACCAAGGCCACAACCCATGTTGTTTGCACAGAGTACGACTTCAATGCTGGAACAACCAAGATCgcagctgccaaggccaaggatcttCCTTGTGTCAACCCCTCTTGGATCGTCGATACCGACGACAAAGGCACCAAGCTAAATGCGGACGACTACACTTGGTCCGCTGCCCCAAAGACTAACGGCACCAAGACTGCCACCAAGGCTGCTCCCAAGGCTGCCACCAACGGGACCAAGTCTCGAAAGAGAGCCTCCaaggctgatgatgaggaagaggaagaagaggaggaggaggagcagcctcGAGCCAAGCGATCCAGAAGTGCCACTGCTGATTCCAAGACGACCAAAGCTGCCAAGGCTACTGCTGCCAAGGCTACTAAGGCTACCAAGGCAAAGACCGCCAAGGCCTCCAAATCAAAGGCTGCAGTCAAGGACgagtctgaggaggaggaggaggaagatgtcaagatggatgagaagaccaaggaagaCAAGGTTGTCGCTGAGGGTCAgttcatcaagaagaaggacgtCAAAATCCCTCTTGATGAGTTCTGCACTCTTCCCACGTACGAGGTCTACGTCGACCCTGACTCAGGCATGATCTACGACGCCTCCCTGAACCAGTCCAACTcgtccaacaacaacaataagTTTTATCGCATTCAG ATCTTGAAGGATCCCAAGGGTTCAACCTTCAAGACTTGGACTCGATGGGGTCGTGTCGGTGAAGGTGGCCAGAAAGCCGTTTTGGGAAATGGCGCTCTCGCCGATGCTATCAAGCAGTTTGAGaagaagttcaaggacaAGTCAGGTCTCTCGTGGGAGAACAGAGGCGATAACCCCAAGCCTGGCAAATACGCTTTCATTGAGCGCAGCTACGACCCTGActctgacgacgacgaagatgaggaggatgccaaggcagtcaagaaggagggtgaCGAAGATGAAACACCCGCCCCTGAGTGCACGCTGGAAAAGcccgtcaaggagctcatggAGCTCATTTTCAACCAGCAATACTTCCAGGCGACCATGACATCGCTCAACTACGACGCCAAGAAACTTCCTTTGGGCAAGCTGAGCAAGGCAACCATTACTCGTGGTTTCCAGCAGCTCAAGGATCTCGCGGCTCTCCTGGATGATCCTACTCTCGCTGCCAGCAAGTGGGAAATGAGCATGTCAGAGGCAACTGAGCATCTCTCCAACACCTTCTACACCGTGATCCCACACGCCTTTGGCCGTAACCGACCGCCTATCATCCGAGACAACTCGATGCTCAAGAAAGAAATAGAACTTCTGGAGAGCTTGTCTGACATGAAGGATGCCGCCGACATCATGAAGATTGATCGCAAGACCTTGGATACTGTCCATCCTCTTGACCGTCAATtccagggccttggcctcgaggagatGACACCCTTGGACCGCAAGAGCAACGAGTTTGTCCACCTCGAAAACTACCTCAACGAATCTCGTGGCGCCACCCATCACATGAGCTACGAAGTCCAGGATATTTTCCGTATTGAGCGCCAGGGCGAGACTCAACGCTTTGACAACTCAGAGTATGCCACGATCAAGTCTGACCGTCGTCTCCTCTGGCACGGCTCGCGATGTACCAACTTTGGCGGTATCCTTAGTCAGGGTCTGCGAATTGCGCCTCCCGAAGCCCCTGTGTCTGGTTACATGTTTGGCAAGGGCATTTACCTAGCCGATATGTCGTCCAAGTCGGCCGGCTACTGCTGCTCGTACATCTCCAACGGTCATGCTCTTCTGCTCCTGTGTGAGGCTGAGCTGGGTGATCCCCTTCAGAAGCTGACACAAGCCGACTATGACGCCGGTGAcaatgccaaggccaagggcatgCACAGTACATGGGGACAGGGTAACACAGGTCCAAGCAAGTGGGTGGACGCTGGTTTTGTTCATGAGAGcctcaagggcatcaagatg CCCGAtaccaaggtcaagccagGCCCGACTAATGTTAAGAACGCCTCTCTGTATTACAACGAGTACATCTGCTACGACATCGCTCAAGTCAAGCTGCGCTATCTCCTTCGCGTCAAGATCTAG